From the genome of Kaistella daneshvariae, one region includes:
- a CDS encoding 4Fe-4S binding protein codes for MAIKITDECINCGACEPECPNNAIYEGAVDWKASDGTALKGTVVMKSGLTIDADAPQEPVSDDIYFIVTDKCTECIGFHEEPQCAAVCPVDCCIPDEDHVESEESLLQKKAFLHGE; via the coding sequence ATGGCTATCAAAATAACAGACGAATGTATCAATTGTGGCGCTTGTGAACCGGAATGCCCGAACAACGCTATTTATGAAGGCGCCGTAGACTGGAAAGCTTCCGACGGAACGGCATTGAAAGGGACTGTAGTGATGAAATCCGGCTTAACCATCGATGCAGATGCGCCGCAGGAACCGGTGAGCGACGATATCTACTTCATCGTGACTGATAAATGTACCGAATGCATTGGCTTCCACGAAGAGCCACAATGCGCGGCAGTTTGCCCCGTAGACTGCTGTATTCCCGATGAAGATCATGTAGAATCTGAAGAAAGTCTGCTGCAGAAAAAAGCTTTTTTACACGGCGAATAA
- the serC gene encoding 3-phosphoserine/phosphohydroxythreonine transaminase yields MSKKHNFSAGPCILPQEVFEKSAAAILDFNGIGLSLLEISHRSKDFVPVMDEARAIVKRLMKLGDDYEVLYLGGGASLQFVMVPFNLMKLENGKAAYLDTGTWAAGAIKEGKKLGTVDIVGSSKEKNYSFIPKDYSVGSEYDYFHCTSNNTIYGTQMKEFPKVDTLMVCDMSSDIFSRVIDFTQFDLIYAGAQKNMGPAGTTLVVVKKEILGKTGRDIPSYLDYSLQIAKESMFNTPPVFPIYASLLTLQHLENNGGIEAAEKRNIDKAALLYAEIDRNPLFETFCEKEDRSLMNVSFKLLDDSKKEEFDAAWKNAGINGLNGHRSLGGYRASMYNALPIESVQVLVDVMKNLN; encoded by the coding sequence ATGAGTAAAAAACACAATTTCAGCGCAGGCCCCTGCATTTTACCTCAAGAGGTTTTCGAGAAATCCGCAGCCGCAATTCTCGATTTTAATGGCATCGGCCTTTCACTTTTAGAGATTTCGCACCGCAGTAAAGATTTTGTTCCCGTCATGGATGAAGCGCGTGCGATCGTAAAGCGATTAATGAAATTGGGCGATGATTATGAAGTTCTTTACCTTGGTGGTGGCGCCAGTTTACAGTTTGTCATGGTGCCTTTTAACCTGATGAAATTAGAAAACGGAAAAGCCGCTTATCTGGACACCGGAACCTGGGCAGCCGGAGCTATTAAAGAAGGAAAAAAACTTGGAACCGTAGATATTGTAGGTTCTTCAAAAGAAAAAAACTATTCATTTATCCCGAAAGATTATTCCGTAGGCAGCGAATACGATTATTTCCATTGCACTTCCAACAACACGATTTACGGAACGCAAATGAAAGAATTTCCGAAAGTGGACACACTCATGGTTTGCGATATGAGTTCTGATATTTTCTCGCGCGTGATCGACTTTACCCAATTTGATCTGATCTACGCCGGTGCTCAAAAAAACATGGGACCTGCGGGCACCACTTTGGTCGTGGTTAAAAAAGAAATTTTAGGCAAAACAGGCCGGGATATTCCATCTTACCTGGATTATTCCCTACAAATTGCAAAAGAATCGATGTTCAACACGCCGCCGGTTTTCCCGATTTATGCCTCGCTTTTAACATTACAGCATTTAGAAAATAACGGTGGAATTGAAGCCGCTGAAAAACGAAATATCGATAAAGCAGCTTTGCTTTATGCTGAAATCGACCGAAATCCTCTGTTCGAAACTTTCTGCGAAAAAGAAGACCGTTCATTGATGAACGTTTCCTTTAAATTACTCGATGATTCGAAAAAAGAAGAATTCGATGCAGCCTGGAAAAATGCCGGAATTAACGGCTTAAACGGTCACCGCAGCTTAGGTGGTTACCGCGCCAGCATGTACAATGCGCTGCCGATAGAAAGTGTTCAGGTTTTGGTGGATGTAATGAAAAATTTAAATTAA
- a CDS encoding D-2-hydroxyacid dehydrogenase, translating into MKVLANDGISEAGKTALKEGGIELLDAKVSQEQLADFINQNDVDVLLVRSATKVRQDLIDACPGLKIIGRGGVGMDNIDVEYAIDKGLYVINTPKASSRSVAEMVFAHFFSLARFLHESNRLMPLEGESNFNALKKSFSNAYELQGKTLGVIGFGGIGQEVLKMGIALGMKVKVLTRNPKTETLTLEFFDGQTANFRISTENDINTFLQGVNFLSINTPASDGYIIDKAQFEKMQDGIYIVNTARGGVINEVELLNFIESGKVAGAALDVFESEPKPELALLMNPNLSLSPHLGGNTVDAQEKIGRELAEQIIEINRNSN; encoded by the coding sequence ATGAAGGTTCTTGCAAACGACGGCATTTCTGAAGCCGGAAAAACAGCGCTGAAAGAAGGCGGGATTGAACTTTTGGATGCAAAGGTTTCTCAGGAACAGTTAGCAGATTTTATCAACCAGAATGACGTGGATGTCTTGCTCGTGCGCAGCGCCACAAAAGTGCGTCAGGACCTCATCGATGCCTGTCCCGGTTTAAAAATTATCGGTCGTGGCGGCGTTGGTATGGACAATATCGATGTGGAATACGCGATTGATAAAGGACTTTACGTCATCAATACGCCAAAAGCTTCTTCCCGATCCGTGGCAGAAATGGTGTTCGCGCACTTTTTCTCTTTAGCAAGATTTCTGCACGAATCAAACCGCTTGATGCCGCTGGAAGGCGAATCTAATTTTAATGCTTTAAAAAAATCATTCTCCAACGCTTATGAACTTCAGGGAAAAACTTTAGGCGTCATCGGTTTTGGTGGCATTGGTCAGGAAGTTTTGAAAATGGGAATTGCGCTTGGAATGAAAGTGAAAGTGCTCACCAGAAATCCAAAAACCGAAACGCTGACTTTAGAATTTTTCGACGGTCAAACGGCAAATTTTCGGATTTCTACCGAAAATGACATCAACACGTTTTTGCAAGGTGTGAACTTTTTAAGCATCAATACGCCGGCTTCGGACGGTTATATCATCGATAAAGCGCAGTTCGAAAAAATGCAGGATGGCATTTACATCGTAAACACGGCGCGTGGTGGCGTCATCAATGAAGTTGAATTGCTGAATTTCATCGAATCCGGAAAAGTAGCAGGTGCAGCTTTGGACGTATTTGAAAGCGAGCCGAAACCGGAACTGGCTTTGCTGATGAATCCAAACCTTTCATTATCACCACATTTGGGTGGAAATACCGTAGATGCGCAGGAGAAAATTGGCCGGGAATTGGCAGAACAGATTATCGAAATCAACCGAAATTCTAACTAA